A portion of the Aquila chrysaetos chrysaetos chromosome 4, bAquChr1.4, whole genome shotgun sequence genome contains these proteins:
- the CA13 gene encoding carbonic anhydrase 13 isoform X2 has product MLTGGPLSGTYRLRQIHFHWGSNDEAGSEHAVDGMKYAAELHVVHWNSEKYSSFVEAARQSDGLAVMAVFLKIGECNPQLKKITDRLDTIRIKGKRALFTNFDPSCLLPKSLDYWTYFGSLTVPPLLESVIWIVLREPISVCSEQLAKFRSLLSTAEDEVACCLLRNYRPPQPLKGREVRRN; this is encoded by the exons A TGCTGACCGGGGGGCCGCTCAGCGGGACCTACAGGCTGCGCCAGATTCACTTCCATTGGGGGTCCAACGACGAAGCCGGCTCTGAGCACGCGGTGGATGGGATGAAGTACGCGGCAGAG CTTCATGTGGTCCATTGGAACTCAGAGAAGTATTCCAGTTTTGTTGAGGCAGCTCGTCAGTCAGATGGATTAGCAGTCATGGCTGTATTTCTGAAG ATTGGTGAATGCAACCCTCAGCTGAAGAAGATTACTGACCGCTTGGACACCATCAGAATCAAG ggtAAAAGAGCACTATTCACAAACTTTGATCCTAGCTGTCTGCTTCCCAAGTCCCTGGACTACTGGACTTACTTTGGCTCTCTCACTGTTCCACCTCTTCTTGAGAGTGTCATCTGGATTGTTCTGAGAGAGCCCATAAGTGTTTGTTCTGAACAG CTCGCCAAATTCCGCAGCCTCCTGAGCACTGCTGAGGATGAGGTCGCCTGCTGTTTGCTGAGAAACTACCGGCCTCCCCAGCCTTTAAAGGGACGAGAAGTCAGAAGGAATTAA
- the CA13 gene encoding carbonic anhydrase 13 isoform X1, whose translation MLHWGYDEHNGPAHWKEVFPVANGDRQSPIDIKTEETKYDPSLRPLNPNYDPASAKIILNNGHSTSVEFDDTVNKSVLTGGPLSGTYRLRQIHFHWGSNDEAGSEHAVDGMKYAAELHVVHWNSEKYSSFVEAARQSDGLAVMAVFLKIGECNPQLKKITDRLDTIRIKGKRALFTNFDPSCLLPKSLDYWTYFGSLTVPPLLESVIWIVLREPISVCSEQLAKFRSLLSTAEDEVACCLLRNYRPPQPLKGREVRRN comes from the exons ATGCTGCACTGGGGATACGACGAGCACAACG GGCCCGCCCACTGGAAGGAGGTTTTTCCTGTCGCTAATGGAGACCGTCAGTCACCCATCGACATCAAAACTGAGGAAACCAAGTATGATCCCTCTCTCCGTCCTCTAAACCCCAATTACGATCCGGCTTCTGCTAAAATCATCCTTAACAATGGGCACTCCACCAGTGTTGAGTTTGATGACACCGTCAACAAATCAG TGCTGACCGGGGGGCCGCTCAGCGGGACCTACAGGCTGCGCCAGATTCACTTCCATTGGGGGTCCAACGACGAAGCCGGCTCTGAGCACGCGGTGGATGGGATGAAGTACGCGGCAGAG CTTCATGTGGTCCATTGGAACTCAGAGAAGTATTCCAGTTTTGTTGAGGCAGCTCGTCAGTCAGATGGATTAGCAGTCATGGCTGTATTTCTGAAG ATTGGTGAATGCAACCCTCAGCTGAAGAAGATTACTGACCGCTTGGACACCATCAGAATCAAG ggtAAAAGAGCACTATTCACAAACTTTGATCCTAGCTGTCTGCTTCCCAAGTCCCTGGACTACTGGACTTACTTTGGCTCTCTCACTGTTCCACCTCTTCTTGAGAGTGTCATCTGGATTGTTCTGAGAGAGCCCATAAGTGTTTGTTCTGAACAG CTCGCCAAATTCCGCAGCCTCCTGAGCACTGCTGAGGATGAGGTCGCCTGCTGTTTGCTGAGAAACTACCGGCCTCCCCAGCCTTTAAAGGGACGAGAAGTCAGAAGGAATTAA
- the CA13 gene encoding carbonic anhydrase 13 isoform X3, whose translation MLHWGYDEHNGPAHWKEVFPVANGDRQSPIDIKTEETKYDPSLRPLNPNYDPASAKIILNNGHSTSVEFDDTVNKSGSFQPNRSSLLSDFSCSDDETTTAFVLTGGPLSGTYRLRQIHFHWGSNDEAGSEHAVDGMKYAAELHVVHWNSEKYSSFVEAARQSDGLAVMAVFLKIGECNPQLKKITDRLDTIRIKGKRALFTNFDPSCLLPKSLDYWTYFGSLTVPPLLESVIWIVLREPISVCSEQLAKFRSLLSTAEDEVACCLLRNYRPPQPLKGREVRRN comes from the exons ATGCTGCACTGGGGATACGACGAGCACAACG GGCCCGCCCACTGGAAGGAGGTTTTTCCTGTCGCTAATGGAGACCGTCAGTCACCCATCGACATCAAAACTGAGGAAACCAAGTATGATCCCTCTCTCCGTCCTCTAAACCCCAATTACGATCCGGCTTCTGCTAAAATCATCCTTAACAATGGGCACTCCACCAGTGTTGAGTTTGATGACACCGTCAACAAATCAG GTTCATTCCAACCGAATCGCTCAAGTCTCTTATCTGACTTTAGCTGCAG CGATGATGAAACTACCACAGCCTTTG TGCTGACCGGGGGGCCGCTCAGCGGGACCTACAGGCTGCGCCAGATTCACTTCCATTGGGGGTCCAACGACGAAGCCGGCTCTGAGCACGCGGTGGATGGGATGAAGTACGCGGCAGAG CTTCATGTGGTCCATTGGAACTCAGAGAAGTATTCCAGTTTTGTTGAGGCAGCTCGTCAGTCAGATGGATTAGCAGTCATGGCTGTATTTCTGAAG ATTGGTGAATGCAACCCTCAGCTGAAGAAGATTACTGACCGCTTGGACACCATCAGAATCAAG ggtAAAAGAGCACTATTCACAAACTTTGATCCTAGCTGTCTGCTTCCCAAGTCCCTGGACTACTGGACTTACTTTGGCTCTCTCACTGTTCCACCTCTTCTTGAGAGTGTCATCTGGATTGTTCTGAGAGAGCCCATAAGTGTTTGTTCTGAACAG CTCGCCAAATTCCGCAGCCTCCTGAGCACTGCTGAGGATGAGGTCGCCTGCTGTTTGCTGAGAAACTACCGGCCTCCCCAGCCTTTAAAGGGACGAGAAGTCAGAAGGAATTAA
- the RBIS gene encoding ribosomal biogenesis factor: MGKSRARSAKAANVFRIARSGAVKAKAKGKARPVTSGLKQINIRNAEKVSTINKAFAEVQKEVQHLSKGTTAEPQKSHKVSTNLEEEPANVDAATSLLSQL; this comes from the exons ATGGGGAAGAGCCGGGCTCGGTCGGCGAAGGCGGCGAACGTCTTCCGCATCGCCCGCAGCGGCGCCGTCAAGGCCAAGGCGAAGGGCAAGGCGCGGCCCGTCACCTCCGGGCTGAAGCAG atAAACATTAGAAATGCTGAGAAAGTTAGCacaataaataaagcatttgctgaagttcagaaaGAAGTACAGCATCTATCAAAAGGCACTACAGCAGAACCTCAGAAGAGTCATAAG GTTTCCACAAATCTGGAAGAGGAACCCGCAAATGTGGATGCTGCCACAAGCCTGTTATCTCAGTTGTAA